In a genomic window of Halobiforma lacisalsi AJ5:
- a CDS encoding transposase, with product MASATLQDDPSVESFFNVAETETLALFEHLSFEFLEEFDVFAPAQTGRTREHEPPELMRGFLHCYYKDIYGIRPVERELRNTVVWLSCGFDRPPSRDAVDRFLTDLEHVVDEVFGRLVEQAARRGLLDLTYCIDSTDVRAMPADQDASKCYDPTDDEYYHGYGCTIVSTGQKIPIAAEFTESKQAPEETAMRVTRDALAVSTPIWMLGDSAYDTLDWHDHLLAAGVVPVAPYNARNTDEPKDIEYRVEDRIDEHSEDVQLKQSTLDETYNRRTGVERTNESVKDCGLGRTHARGRVHARAQVFLALCLRLVVAITNYERGDNPGSTIITV from the coding sequence ATGGCCTCAGCGACCCTGCAAGATGATCCTTCGGTAGAGTCGTTCTTCAATGTCGCGGAGACCGAGACGCTAGCGTTGTTCGAGCACCTCTCCTTCGAGTTTCTCGAAGAGTTCGACGTGTTCGCCCCGGCGCAGACGGGGCGAACACGAGAGCATGAACCACCAGAGTTGATGCGTGGCTTCCTCCACTGCTACTACAAGGACATCTACGGGATTCGTCCGGTTGAGCGAGAGCTTCGGAACACGGTTGTTTGGCTCAGCTGTGGGTTCGATCGACCGCCGTCCAGAGACGCGGTCGATCGCTTTCTCACCGACCTCGAACACGTCGTTGACGAGGTCTTTGGCCGACTCGTCGAGCAGGCCGCCCGCCGCGGCCTGCTCGACTTGACTTACTGCATCGATTCAACTGACGTGAGGGCGATGCCTGCCGATCAAGACGCGTCGAAGTGCTACGATCCAACCGACGACGAGTACTACCACGGCTACGGCTGTACGATCGTCTCGACCGGACAAAAGATCCCGATTGCGGCGGAGTTCACAGAGAGTAAGCAAGCGCCAGAGGAGACGGCGATGCGCGTCACGCGTGACGCGCTCGCCGTCTCCACACCGATCTGGATGCTTGGAGACAGCGCCTACGACACGCTCGACTGGCACGACCACCTGCTGGCCGCAGGGGTCGTGCCAGTCGCTCCGTACAACGCGCGAAACACCGACGAGCCGAAAGATATCGAGTACAGAGTCGAAGACCGCATCGACGAACACAGCGAAGACGTTCAACTGAAGCAATCCACGTTGGATGAGACGTACAACCGCCGTACGGGGGTTGAACGAACCAACGAATCAGTCAAGGACTGCGGCCTCGGGCGAACGCACGCCCGAGGCCGCGTCCACGCACGAGCGCAGGTGTTCCTCGCACTCTGTCTGCGCCTCGTGGTCGCCATCACCAACTATGAACGCGGAGACAATCCGGGAAGCACCATCATCACGGTGTGA